In Acidobacteriota bacterium, one genomic interval encodes:
- a CDS encoding PEBP family protein, giving the protein MRKTLMRAILSAVLAGCGGSGATPNVAVVDGPGTSSFKGEVWADNWFAFYLGDRLIIEDSVSITTERSFNAEAFVFNADYPLQLNFVAKDFKENDTGLEYIGRGNQQMGDGGLIAQFTDAATGGPIAATDSAWRCLAIHEAPLDRACQDEADPAPGVGPCQFTATAEPEGWREPGFDDSEWPSAVEHSAAAVRPKGGYDAIDWRNDARLIWSADLETQNTLLCRLTVSQPPVPIGRRP; this is encoded by the coding sequence ATGCGAAAGACCTTGATGCGGGCGATCCTGTCAGCCGTTCTCGCCGGGTGCGGCGGTAGCGGCGCCACGCCCAACGTCGCGGTCGTCGACGGCCCGGGAACCTCGTCGTTCAAGGGCGAGGTCTGGGCCGACAACTGGTTCGCCTTCTATCTGGGCGACCGCCTGATCATCGAGGATTCCGTTTCGATCACGACGGAGCGGTCGTTCAACGCCGAGGCCTTCGTCTTCAACGCCGACTACCCCCTGCAGCTCAACTTCGTCGCCAAGGACTTCAAGGAGAACGACACGGGTCTCGAGTACATCGGCCGCGGCAACCAGCAGATGGGCGACGGCGGACTCATTGCGCAGTTCACGGACGCCGCCACCGGGGGGCCTATCGCCGCGACCGACTCCGCCTGGCGCTGCCTCGCGATCCACGAGGCGCCACTCGACCGCGCCTGCCAGGACGAGGCCGATCCGGCGCCCGGCGTCGGCCCCTGCCAGTTCACGGCAACGGCGGAGCCCGAAGGCTGGCGGGAGCCTGGATTCGACGACAGCGAGTGGCCGTCAGCGGTCGAGCACAGCGCCGCGGCGGTCAGGCCGAAAGGCGGCTACGACGCGATCGACTGGCGGAACGACGCGCGCCTGATCTGGTCGGCCGACCTCGAGACGCAGAACACGCTGCTATGTCGCTTGACGGTGTCGCAACCCCCAGTACCGATAGGGCGCCGGCCTTAA
- a CDS encoding enoyl-CoA hydratase-related protein — protein sequence MTAPNYEQILVEDRGRTRIVTLNRPDKLNAWTRQMNLELVDAIEAANEDPELAAIVVTGAGRGFCAGADIGAQFKARLDGGEAGAEADRRPARPWVELVRESKPMIAAINGVAVGVGITLALPFDVIVLSERARVGMFFVRMGLVPELCSSHFLMQRVGWAKASEMCLTGRLYDAPELEAMGFANAVVPHDETLQRAFEIAARIGENADSSLRAIKRLLTKNGSSHDLDEVHRREMEELNAAYASDAHREAVAAFMAKR from the coding sequence ATGACCGCGCCGAACTACGAGCAGATCCTGGTCGAGGACCGGGGCCGTACCCGCATCGTCACCCTGAACCGGCCGGACAAGTTGAACGCCTGGACCCGGCAGATGAACCTCGAGCTGGTGGACGCGATCGAAGCCGCCAACGAGGACCCCGAGTTGGCGGCCATCGTGGTCACCGGTGCCGGACGAGGGTTCTGCGCCGGCGCCGACATCGGAGCGCAATTCAAGGCCCGGCTCGACGGCGGCGAGGCCGGGGCGGAGGCCGACCGCAGGCCGGCGCGCCCCTGGGTGGAACTAGTGCGGGAGTCGAAGCCGATGATCGCCGCGATCAACGGCGTAGCCGTCGGCGTCGGGATCACGCTGGCCCTGCCATTCGACGTCATCGTGCTCTCGGAACGCGCCCGCGTCGGTATGTTCTTCGTCCGGATGGGGCTGGTGCCGGAGCTCTGCTCCTCCCATTTCCTGATGCAGCGGGTCGGCTGGGCGAAGGCGAGCGAGATGTGCCTGACCGGACGTCTCTACGACGCACCGGAACTCGAGGCGATGGGGTTCGCGAACGCCGTCGTGCCGCACGACGAGACGCTGCAGCGGGCGTTCGAGATCGCCGCCCGGATCGGCGAGAACGCCGACAGTTCGCTTCGCGCCATCAAGCGGTTGTTGACGAAGAACGGCTCATCGCATGACCTGGACGAAGTCCACCGCCGCGAAATGGAAGAACTGAACGCGGCCTACGCGAGCGACGCTCACCGCGAAGCCGTCGCCGCCTTCATGGCGAAACGCTGA
- the ccsA gene encoding cytochrome c biogenesis protein CcsA produces the protein MTTAETRRAWAWEHWFGLTGLAALIAGVYLGLFVAPTERFMGEVYRILYVHVPLQWNALLCFFGAGFVGAASLWKRKAWIDGMLVGVIEVGVVLETAGLLSGIVWAKPTWGVYWAWDPRLTFTFVMWLTFLGVLALRRFAEEHRRAPWTAAASIVASVNAPLVYYSVNWWRSIHQMQSSPETVHTTMILPLRINAIALFLVCVWFVARRARISLARRQAEATAPPPRIEPVRGGA, from the coding sequence ATGACAACCGCCGAAACCAGGCGCGCCTGGGCCTGGGAGCATTGGTTTGGCTTGACGGGGCTGGCCGCGCTGATCGCGGGCGTCTACCTCGGGCTGTTCGTGGCGCCCACCGAGCGCTTCATGGGCGAGGTCTACCGCATCCTCTACGTCCACGTGCCGCTGCAGTGGAACGCGCTGCTCTGTTTCTTCGGCGCCGGCTTCGTGGGCGCGGCTTCGCTGTGGAAGCGCAAGGCCTGGATCGACGGCATGCTGGTCGGCGTGATCGAGGTCGGCGTGGTGCTGGAGACGGCCGGGCTTCTCTCCGGCATCGTCTGGGCCAAGCCGACCTGGGGCGTCTACTGGGCCTGGGATCCGCGGCTGACCTTCACCTTCGTCATGTGGCTGACCTTCCTGGGCGTACTGGCGCTCCGCCGCTTCGCCGAAGAGCACCGGCGAGCGCCCTGGACGGCGGCGGCGAGCATCGTCGCCTCGGTCAACGCGCCCCTCGTCTACTACTCGGTCAACTGGTGGCGGAGCATCCACCAGATGCAGTCGTCGCCGGAGACGGTGCACACGACGATGATCCTTCCGCTCAGGATCAACGCGATCGCCCTCTTCCTTGTCTGCGTCTGGTTCGTGGCGCGCCGTGCCCGAATTTCCCTGGCGCGGCGGCAGGCCGAGGCGACCGCGCCGCCACCGCGCATCGAGCCGGTACGGGGCGGAGCCTGA
- a CDS encoding TIGR03620 family F420-dependent LLM class oxidoreductase — MTESAHNLGRLGVWAGLDGLSAPQAAEFAASIEAQGYGALWTPEAIGRDPFALVAYLGARTERITHATGIANIYARDAMTTKAVHKTLSEMLPGRFVLGLGVSHPHLVTHLRGHEYKPPVPKMREYLEAVGKAFYRGPEPAQEAPIVIAALRPLMLKLAATDADGAHPYLVTPEHTRQAREIMGAGPLLCPEQKVILTTDAEAARKIGRANLYVYLRAPNYQNSLLELGYTEDDWQEFQASDRLVDALVAWGTEDQVRERIQAHWDAGADHVCIQAFRPDGKPGADLDALAKLAPGR, encoded by the coding sequence ATGACGGAATCGGCACACAACCTCGGCCGGCTGGGAGTCTGGGCCGGCCTCGACGGCCTCTCCGCGCCCCAGGCGGCCGAGTTCGCCGCCAGTATCGAGGCCCAGGGCTACGGCGCGCTGTGGACGCCGGAGGCGATCGGCCGCGACCCGTTCGCTCTGGTCGCCTACCTCGGCGCCCGCACGGAACGCATCACCCACGCCACCGGGATCGCGAACATCTACGCCCGCGACGCCATGACGACGAAAGCTGTGCACAAGACGCTGTCCGAGATGCTGCCGGGCCGCTTCGTCCTCGGCCTCGGCGTCTCCCACCCGCACCTGGTCACCCACCTGCGCGGGCACGAGTACAAGCCGCCGGTGCCGAAGATGCGCGAGTACCTGGAGGCGGTCGGCAAGGCGTTCTACCGGGGCCCCGAACCTGCGCAGGAAGCGCCGATCGTGATCGCCGCGCTCCGGCCGCTCATGCTGAAACTGGCCGCCACCGACGCCGACGGCGCTCACCCCTACCTGGTGACGCCCGAGCACACGCGACAAGCGCGCGAGATCATGGGCGCTGGGCCGCTCCTCTGCCCCGAGCAGAAGGTGATCCTGACCACGGACGCCGAGGCGGCCCGCAAGATCGGCCGCGCCAACCTCTACGTCTACCTGCGGGCCCCGAACTACCAGAACAGCCTGCTGGAGCTGGGCTACACAGAGGACGACTGGCAGGAGTTCCAGGCCAGCGACCGTCTGGTCGACGCCCTGGTCGCCTGGGGCACCGAGGATCAGGTCCGCGAGCGCATTCAGGCCCACTGGGACGCCGGCGCCGACCACGTCTGCATCCAGGCGTTCCGCCCCGACGGCAAGCCCGGAGCGGACCTCGACGCCCTGGCGAAGCTCGCGCCCGGCCGCTGA
- a CDS encoding pectin acetylesterase-family hydrolase, translating into MKNRHTASLIVTVALLALAALACAPAEEAPEPVDLEAPLADLGEGWNTITPGGSTTCSDGSPFRFFVRKADPTRLVFYLQGGGGCWTAETCDPQGRPTYTMTAIEEMRSPSGTEPEEGAAHGIAAFNHPDNPFADHSFVFVPYCTGDVHIGDSDTVYEAAATEDAPAREFTIHHRGYTNGRAALDWTYEHFLGPETVFITGSSAGSIPSPVYARHFAENYPDARVTALGDGAGGYRNLSDGRPHESWGTLAALSHFENMNEVDTDSFSFEALYIQAAKAHPEAMFTRYDTAEDDVQIQFLEIAGTDVSGGLQPLLDANESDIDAALEGQDNYRSYIAAGELHTIMLRPQFYTYESDGVKIRDWVASLAAGEAVDDVHCGDCTGSPVPESEPVEGGEATGP; encoded by the coding sequence ATGAAGAACCGCCACACCGCCTCTCTCATCGTGACCGTCGCCCTGCTGGCGCTGGCCGCACTCGCCTGCGCCCCGGCCGAGGAAGCCCCCGAACCGGTCGACCTCGAGGCGCCGCTCGCCGACCTCGGGGAAGGCTGGAACACGATCACGCCGGGTGGAAGCACGACCTGCTCCGACGGTTCGCCGTTCCGGTTCTTCGTCCGCAAGGCCGATCCGACCCGGCTCGTCTTCTACCTCCAGGGCGGAGGCGGCTGCTGGACCGCCGAGACCTGCGACCCGCAGGGCCGGCCGACCTACACGATGACCGCCATCGAGGAGATGCGCTCTCCGAGCGGCACGGAGCCCGAGGAAGGCGCGGCCCACGGCATCGCCGCCTTCAACCACCCCGACAACCCGTTCGCCGACCACAGCTTCGTCTTCGTGCCCTACTGCACCGGCGACGTCCACATCGGCGACAGCGACACGGTCTACGAGGCGGCGGCCACCGAGGATGCGCCGGCGCGCGAGTTCACCATCCACCACCGCGGCTACACGAACGGCCGGGCGGCTCTCGACTGGACCTACGAGCACTTCCTGGGTCCCGAGACGGTGTTCATCACCGGTTCGAGCGCCGGCTCGATCCCTTCGCCGGTCTACGCCCGCCACTTCGCGGAGAACTACCCCGACGCCCGCGTCACCGCCCTCGGCGACGGCGCCGGCGGCTACCGCAACCTCTCCGACGGCCGACCGCACGAGTCCTGGGGAACGCTCGCCGCGCTCTCCCACTTCGAGAACATGAACGAGGTCGACACCGACAGCTTCTCGTTCGAGGCGCTGTACATCCAGGCCGCCAAGGCCCATCCCGAGGCGATGTTCACGCGCTACGACACCGCGGAAGACGACGTCCAGATTCAGTTCCTGGAGATTGCCGGCACCGATGTCAGTGGCGGTCTGCAGCCGCTGCTCGACGCGAACGAGTCCGACATCGACGCGGCGCTCGAGGGCCAGGACAACTACCGGAGCTACATCGCGGCGGGCGAACTGCACACGATCATGCTGCGGCCCCAGTTCTACACGTACGAATCGGACGGCGTGAAGATTCGCGACTGGGTCGCGTCGCTCGCCGCCGGCGAAGCGGTCGACGACGTCCACTGCGGCGACTGCACGGGCTCGCCCGTGCCGGAGTCTGAACCGGTGGAAGGCGGCGAAGCGACGGGGCCGTAG